GGACCTGGCGACGGTTGTACGTGCCGCAGCTCGGGCACGCGATGTGACCCAGCTTCGGCTCGTGGCAGCGGTCACACGCCACCAGGGCCGGAACAACGGCCTTCCAGTTGGACCGACGGTGGCGCGTGTTGCTGCGCGACATCTTCCGCTTCGGAACAGCCACGGCTACTTCTCCTGGTTCTCGGCTCCACCCTCACGGGTGTCGCTGTTCTTGATTCCGTCACCCTCGTCGCCGGGGGCGGCGGAGAGTCCCTGCAGAGCCGCCCACCGGGGGTCGGCGGCGTCGTGGTGGTGGTCCGGGTCGTCGCTCAGGCGCGCTCCGCATTCGGAGCACAGGCCCAGGCAGTCTTCCTGGCACACCGGCTGCAACGGCAGTGCGAGCACCACCGCGTCACGCAGCACCGGCTGGAGGTCGAAGAAATCGCCCTCCAGGCGGTAAG
This genomic interval from Kitasatospora gansuensis contains the following:
- the rpmF gene encoding 50S ribosomal protein L32, translating into MAVPKRKMSRSNTRHRRSNWKAVVPALVACDRCHEPKLGHIACPSCGTYNRRQVLSV